Proteins found in one Zea mays cultivar B73 chromosome 1, Zm-B73-REFERENCE-NAM-5.0, whole genome shotgun sequence genomic segment:
- the LOC109943786 gene encoding uncharacterized protein, with translation MSLRRWKPFFPAFAAIDTAIETATGARSRDKFRQLRSELVEMLCDAADDDADRVKGLCRLLDAAMAEALSTLHVVPVTTTMLTTTGVDKAVEGLLSHEAGKVRALAHGILIQWAEGGVLDTTVLAAPSTHRMHPQAQRPETAVLLAYTPKISDEKMPPVVSNAGGDRVRSGQTGDAKRKHPGYYREANADDEKRQRNVPEKVEERPRKMEPDIKSRSSWRSRDTKSRSRASSWRYRDERR, from the coding sequence ATGTCGCTCCGCCGGTGGAAGCCCTTCTTCCCTGCGTTCGCGGCCATCGACACCGCCATAGAGACCGCCACCGGGGCCCGCTCCCGGGACAAGTTCCGGCAACTGAGGAGCGAGCTGGTGGAGATGCTCTGCGATGCCGCGGACGACGACGCCGATCGAGTCAAGGGGCTGTGCCGGCTGCTCGACGCGGCCATGGCCGAGGCGCTTTCGACGCTGCATGTGGTCCCGGTGACGACGACCATGCTGACCACCACCGGCGTGGACAAGGCCGTCGAAGGCCTGCTGAGCCACGAGGCCGGGAAGGTGCGCGCCCTCGCGCACGGCATCTTGATCCAGTGGGCGGAAGGCGGCGTGTTGGACACCACGGTGTTGGCCGCTCCATCCACTCACCGAATGCATCCGCAGGCGCAGAGGCCTGAGACAGCCGTTCTACTAGCTTATACCCCCAAGATCTCGGACGAGAAGATGCCTCCTGTCGTTTCCAATGCCGGCGGCGATCGCGTCAGGAGCGGGCAGACAGGAGATGCAAAGCGCAAGCACCCAGGCTACTACCGAGAAGCTAATGCTGATGACGAGAAGCGGCAGCGCAACGTCCCTGAGAAGGTCGAGGAGAGGCCAAGGAAAATGGAGCCGGACATCAAGAGTAGGAGCAGCTGGAGATCCAGGGACACGAAGAGCAGGAGCCGAGCGAGCAGCTGGAGATACAGGGACGAGAGGCGCTAA